In one Notolabrus celidotus isolate fNotCel1 chromosome 1, fNotCel1.pri, whole genome shotgun sequence genomic region, the following are encoded:
- the apcdd1l gene encoding protein APCDD1-like, with the protein MKCAEAGNMSNGRLSHLLRGVWLLGLLQAVFVAGTGSKLWEVPTTSFTSSSNHSESLQWEHDCQYRHLQDRVRITADIPPRLDGTWVSTRCEVRPGPEFLTRSYTFHPSRHFQALQHYYTDSGCEDPAYSLMIKGKLRLRQASWITQGATEAEHHLSKVGIVVHSLAAKQRLASRLPPACLGTTLGRVVPGKLYELYNTRAGRGCLVALGFSMLEMELIRVETQYHSHGGKVQELFLGDVHTDWTQRTQYRPTGYQHPLQHVMHHIHPCPVCALVYRSSEQRPPVLHRGPALSLSLEGHWVSQRCETRPNVLFLTREFTFNPDQHAWEGIYRHYSDPVCSQPTFTIKASGHYAQGNPSVKISGATEFVFKVTQVKVTAEEESTAKLLNGTRPGKCGRAGGWEVGLEQDVTPTAGCNLLGIKLPHKEYELFKTELDHRKHQLLFTGERPTDGSSPDRPQERQTSFQAPMMLCSIGETHASHGFNSMQVQLAASGTDRPVQFLLLMLGCMLFSWLCCF; encoded by the exons CTGTGTTTGTGGCTGGAACAGGAAGTAAACTATGGGAGGTACCCACGACTTCCTTTACTTCTTCCTCAAACCACAGTGAGAGCCTGCAGTGGGAGCATGACTGTCAGTACCGCCATCTACAGGACAGAGTGAGAATCACTGCAGACATCCCCCCAAGACTTGATGGCACATGGGTGTCAACAAG ATGCGAAGTTCGGCCCGGTCCAGAGTTCCTGACCCGCTCCTACACCTTCCACCCCAGCCGTCACTTCCAGGCCCTGCAGCACTACTACACAGACAGCGGCTGTGAGGACCCGGCGTATTCCCTGATGATCAAGGGGAAGCTCCGTCTACGTCAGGCCTCCTGGATCACACAAGGGGCCACAGAAGCTGAACACCACCTGAGCAAGGTGGGCATTGTTGTCCACAGTCTTGCAGCCAAACAGAGGCTGGCCTCCAGGCTACCTCCGGCCTGTTTGGGTACAACTCTGGGTCGCGTGGTGCCAGGGAAGCTGTATGAGCTGTACAACACACGGGCAGGGAGGGGATGTCTGGTAGCGCTGGGTTTCTCTATGCTGGAGATGGAACTGATTCGGGTGGAGACGCAGTACCACAGCCATGGAGGAAAGGTCCAGGAGCTGTTTTTGGGGGATGTTCACACTGACTGGACCCAGAGGACTCAGTATAGACCTACAGGATATCAACATCCACTgcagcatgtcatg CATCATATCCACCCCTGCCCTGTGTGTGCCCTGGTGTACCGCTCCTCAGAGCAGCGCCCCCCAGTGTTGCACCGCGGCCCcgccctgtctctgtctcttgaAGGCCACTGGGTCAGCCAGCGCTGTGAAACCCGTCCCAACGTTCTCTTCCTCACCCGGGAATTCACCTTTAATCCCGACCAGCACGCCTGGGAGGGCATCTACCGACATTACTCCGATCCCGTCTGCTCTCAGCCAACTTTCACCATAAAGGCCTCGGGCCACTACGCTCAGGGAAACCCCTCTGTGAAGATCTCAGGGGCAACTGAGTTTGTCTTTAAGGTCACACAGGTGAAAGTAACAGCTGAAGAGGAGTCCACAGCAAAGTTGTTGAACGGGACACGGCCAGGAAAGTGTGGTCGGGCAGGAGGCTGGGAGGTCGGGTTGGAGCAGGACGTGACCCCAACAGCTGGGTGCAACCTGCTGGGCATCAAACTGCCACATAAAGAGTACGAGCTCTTCAAGACCGAGCTGGATCACAGGAAACACCAACTGCTGTTCACCGGAGAGAGACCTACAGATGGGTCCAGTCCAGACCGACCGCAGGAGAGGCAAACGTCTTTTCAGGCTCCCATGATGCTTTGCAGTATTGGAGAGACACATGCCTCACATGGATTTAACAGCATGCAGGTTCAGTTAGCAGCCAGTGGCACGGACAGACCAGTGCAGTTTCTGCTACTGATGCTGGGATGTATGCTGTTCAGctggttgtgttgtttttag